GGGATGTGGGCGCTGCGCGAGGTGACCGGCGCGGCGCGGGAGTGCGGCCGGACCGCCCGGGTCCAGCTCAAGATCGACACCGGGCTCGGCCGCAACGGCTGCGCGCCCGCCGACTGGGCGGAACTGACCGCCGCGGCCCGTGCCGCCGAGGCCGAGGGCACGGTGGCCGTCACCGGCGTCTGGTCGCACTTCGCCTGCGCCGACGAGCCCGGGCACCCCTCGATCGCCGCCCAGCTGGCCGTCTTCCAGGAGGCGTTGAAGACCGCCGGGGCGGCCGGGCTGCGCCCCGAGGTGCGGCACATCGCCAACACCCCGGCGCTGCTGACCCTCCCCGAGGCGCACTTCGACCTGGTCCGCACCGGCATCGGCATCTACGGCATCTCGCCCAGCCCCGAGGTCGGCACCTCCCAGGACTTCGGGCTGCGGCCCGCGATGACGCTGGAGGCCTCGCTCGCGTCGGTCAAGCGTGTCCCGGGCGGCCACGGCGTGTCGTACGGGCACCACTACACGACCCCCGGCGAGACCAGCCTGGCGCTGGTCCCCCTCGGCTATGCGGACGGCATCCCGCGGCACGCCTCCGGCACCGGCCCGGTGCTGGTCGCCGGCAAGTGGCGGACGGTCGCCGGGCGGATCGCGATGGACCAGTTCGTGGTCGACCTGGGCGGCGACAGCGCCGAGCCGGGCGATC
This genomic stretch from Streptomyces nigrescens harbors:
- the alr gene encoding alanine racemase; amino-acid sequence: MNETAKRARAAIDLAAVRSNVRALRDRAPRAELMAVVKSDGYGHGAVRCARAAREAGAGWLGTALPEEAFALRAAGDTGRLLCWLWTPGGPWRRAVEQDIDVAVSGMWALREVTGAARECGRTARVQLKIDTGLGRNGCAPADWAELTAAARAAEAEGTVAVTGVWSHFACADEPGHPSIAAQLAVFQEALKTAGAAGLRPEVRHIANTPALLTLPEAHFDLVRTGIGIYGISPSPEVGTSQDFGLRPAMTLEASLASVKRVPGGHGVSYGHHYTTPGETSLALVPLGYADGIPRHASGTGPVLVAGKWRTVAGRIAMDQFVVDLGGDSAEPGDPAVLFGPGDRGEPTAEDWARVAGTIGYEIVTRIGSRVPRVYVDSGIRNEAGGDSALTGGTA